A region from the Halobacillus mangrovi genome encodes:
- a CDS encoding SDR family oxidoreductase: MANTYVFSGFPGFLASNLVKEIFFEGYAVDRIYLIHLRSMKEQALARLDELSEEMYVDTDKLTLVEGDITLENLGLEKDMNAILQKGVTHFFHLAALYDLAIPLPESWNVNVHGTREVNRWLKNCSQLERYIYFSTAYVSGKREGTIFEHELVHDQGFKNHYEYTKYEAERLVEQEKANLPLTIIRPGIAIGESSTGETVKFDGPYFILNMLDRFKGSPLIPYFGEGKAKVNLVPQDYVLKAATYLAHVSKAEGKTYHLTDPSPYTAREIYKMLSEAFINKKPRLTLPVFMASRALKLRSFRTWVGMQQEALAYFNCQCEYDTSDAQKDLKGSGITCPDLADYLPAIIDYYEHNKQNKRKHVSIL, from the coding sequence GTGGCAAATACGTATGTGTTTTCTGGTTTCCCAGGATTTTTGGCATCGAACTTGGTGAAGGAGATTTTCTTTGAAGGTTATGCCGTAGACCGAATCTATTTGATCCACTTACGTTCTATGAAAGAACAGGCCCTCGCAAGACTTGATGAGCTATCTGAAGAGATGTACGTAGATACTGACAAATTAACCTTGGTCGAGGGAGATATCACTTTAGAAAACCTGGGCTTGGAGAAGGATATGAATGCAATCCTTCAAAAAGGTGTTACCCACTTCTTCCACCTGGCCGCTCTTTATGACCTTGCGATACCCTTGCCCGAATCATGGAACGTTAATGTGCATGGAACTCGGGAAGTAAATCGCTGGCTGAAAAATTGTTCACAGTTAGAACGATACATATACTTCAGCACGGCTTATGTATCAGGGAAAAGGGAAGGAACAATCTTTGAGCATGAACTTGTCCACGATCAAGGCTTTAAAAACCATTATGAATATACAAAATACGAAGCGGAACGTCTTGTGGAACAAGAAAAAGCTAACCTTCCGCTCACTATTATCAGGCCCGGAATCGCCATCGGTGAATCTTCCACCGGGGAAACAGTCAAATTTGATGGTCCTTACTTTATATTGAATATGCTCGATCGCTTTAAAGGCTCACCCCTTATCCCTTACTTTGGAGAAGGAAAAGCTAAAGTGAACCTTGTGCCACAAGACTATGTACTAAAAGCAGCGACTTACTTAGCTCATGTATCCAAAGCTGAAGGAAAAACATACCACCTGACAGATCCTTCTCCTTATACCGCCAGAGAGATCTACAAAATGCTTTCAGAAGCCTTTATTAATAAGAAACCTAGACTTACTCTCCCTGTCTTCATGGCGAGCCGTGCTCTCAAACTCCGCTCCTTTAGAACTTGGGTTGGAATGCAACAGGAAGCGTTGGCATACTTTAACTGCCAATGTGAGTATGATACCTCAGACGCACAGAAAGATCTGAAAGGTTCAGGCATCACTTGCCCTGACCTTGCAGATTATCTCCCTGCGATCATTGATTACTACGAGCACAACAAACAAAACAAGCGCAAGCATGTGAGTATTCTTTAA
- a CDS encoding DUF2164 domain-containing protein, producing MNRLKKEEREYVIARVQEYFELERGEEIGELAADQLVQYMVNELGPFLYNKAIHDSRRMVEQKVMNLDEDLLSLERPAGRPKR from the coding sequence TTGAATAGATTAAAGAAAGAGGAAAGAGAATATGTCATTGCGCGGGTGCAGGAATATTTCGAACTAGAAAGGGGCGAGGAAATCGGTGAACTGGCTGCAGACCAGCTTGTCCAATACATGGTGAATGAACTTGGCCCCTTTTTATACAATAAGGCCATTCATGACTCAAGGCGGATGGTAGAGCAAAAAGTAATGAACCTAGATGAAGACTTGCTGTCTTTAGAAAGACCTGCGGGCCGTCCTAAAAGATAA
- a CDS encoding MATE family efflux transporter, which translates to MKQQSQRLGTQPIPKLLANLSIPAMIGMFVMALYNVIDTLFIARGVGILGVSGVSIGFPVMMILMAISAAVGIGGASVISRLLGENKAEEANEVFGNILFTIIIISVIGFVSAFTFLEPMLTLFGATENILPYAKDYLFPIMLGSIFFSFAFTTNSIIRSEGNSRFAMITMIIPAVLNIILDPIFIFGLDMGVQGASVATVISQASVSVVVLFYFLQGRSSLQLYTAYLKPKFHVLKEVISIGMPAFIRQVSGSGMMIAINLMLIKFGGEFEVGVFGIVQKLSMFTIMPMIGVLQGMQPIIGYNYGAKQYDRLKETILLGMKVVTIISAGIFVLMMAFPEGLMQIFTGDKATIETGAHAMRIMFALAILIGAQVVSGGLYQALGMAKPALILSMARQVLFLIPLVLILPHFFGVTGVWLAFPISDLLSFILSIVFLYKDRTLFFKSKKDLPNRYETAPSP; encoded by the coding sequence ATGAAACAACAGAGTCAACGCTTAGGAACTCAACCCATTCCTAAATTACTTGCAAATTTATCTATTCCAGCCATGATCGGAATGTTCGTCATGGCTTTATATAATGTAATCGATACCTTGTTTATTGCCAGAGGTGTCGGAATACTTGGCGTTTCCGGTGTAAGTATTGGCTTCCCCGTCATGATGATCTTGATGGCAATCTCAGCAGCTGTCGGTATTGGGGGCGCCTCAGTCATATCACGTCTTCTAGGTGAAAACAAAGCGGAGGAAGCGAACGAGGTATTCGGAAATATCTTGTTTACAATCATCATTATTAGTGTCATTGGCTTTGTCAGTGCTTTCACGTTTCTTGAACCAATGCTCACGCTATTTGGAGCCACCGAGAATATTTTACCTTATGCGAAGGATTATTTGTTCCCAATCATGCTGGGATCCATTTTCTTCTCATTTGCATTCACAACAAACAGCATCATCCGATCAGAGGGCAACTCAAGATTCGCGATGATTACAATGATCATTCCTGCTGTGTTGAACATCATTCTGGACCCAATCTTCATTTTCGGACTAGATATGGGAGTACAAGGAGCATCTGTAGCAACCGTTATTTCTCAGGCTTCTGTCAGCGTTGTCGTACTCTTTTATTTCCTTCAAGGGAGATCATCTCTTCAGCTATACACGGCTTATTTGAAGCCAAAATTTCATGTGTTGAAAGAAGTCATTTCGATCGGAATGCCTGCATTCATCCGCCAGGTATCAGGAAGCGGAATGATGATTGCCATCAACCTAATGCTCATTAAATTTGGCGGTGAATTTGAGGTCGGTGTATTTGGGATCGTGCAAAAACTTTCGATGTTCACAATCATGCCTATGATTGGTGTTTTGCAAGGGATGCAGCCAATCATTGGGTATAACTATGGAGCTAAACAGTATGACCGTTTAAAAGAAACCATCCTTCTTGGGATGAAAGTGGTTACTATCATTTCGGCAGGGATTTTCGTATTGATGATGGCGTTCCCTGAAGGACTCATGCAAATCTTCACAGGTGATAAAGCTACGATAGAAACAGGGGCTCATGCGATGAGGATTATGTTTGCTCTTGCCATTCTCATTGGTGCCCAGGTTGTAAGCGGAGGACTATATCAAGCGCTTGGAATGGCAAAACCTGCCCTGATCCTGTCCATGGCTCGCCAAGTGTTATTCCTGATACCACTAGTCCTGATCCTTCCCCACTTCTTTGGGGTGACTGGCGTATGGCTGGCATTTCCCATTTCAGACCTTTTATCGTTCATTCTCTCTATCGTTTTCTTATACAAAGACAGAACATTATTTTTTAAATCCAAAAAAGATTTACCAAATCGTTACGAAACAGCACCATCCCCCTAA
- a CDS encoding efflux RND transporter periplasmic adaptor subunit: MKKKNYKGRIIGLAIIALVTANAFLIYFDEDHEKVDRKSYVNEWSQAITYDLFETLDTEGVFASQESEEVYFSQEVGAFQEFLVEENQSVSEGDDLYTYEVQNYAQQESNLEGEIALLKEEINAIEDYINEIENYEVPEPESDNTSSFFNNSDDTSDSSEPAQYVETEFQKQSKLAEQEAELTKKEAMLEMAEDQLDQLQEEGQTITVTSSFSGTITDISEELNAPLLTLKSTNLQIEGKFNEDERKLVEEDMAARIEVEDLNLELEGTLSSIHSFPEEVEVHRSSYYPFEVSIDESEEQLLPGYHADVDIVTAEALGAVTVMEDLLLTEKNLYAWVMNSEGRLERRAVTTGINEEGLIEVTEGLQEGEWLAYQPKDEFRRQAPFITPIKLRDLDFQDIIDVDEDTLTTYGLLGLLAR, encoded by the coding sequence ATGAAAAAGAAGAACTATAAAGGCAGAATCATCGGCTTAGCTATTATTGCTCTTGTTACAGCAAATGCATTCCTGATTTACTTCGATGAAGATCATGAAAAAGTTGACCGTAAATCCTATGTTAACGAATGGTCACAGGCGATTACCTATGATCTGTTTGAAACCCTTGATACGGAGGGGGTCTTTGCCTCCCAGGAATCCGAAGAGGTTTATTTCAGCCAGGAGGTTGGAGCCTTTCAGGAGTTTCTCGTTGAGGAAAACCAATCCGTTAGCGAAGGAGATGATCTTTACACCTATGAAGTTCAAAATTATGCACAGCAGGAGAGCAACCTTGAAGGAGAAATTGCCCTTCTTAAAGAAGAAATTAACGCGATTGAGGATTACATAAATGAGATCGAGAATTATGAGGTCCCTGAACCCGAAAGCGACAACACCAGCTCTTTCTTCAATAATTCAGACGATACAAGTGATTCCAGTGAGCCTGCACAGTATGTAGAGACGGAATTTCAAAAACAGAGTAAATTAGCGGAGCAAGAAGCAGAATTGACAAAGAAAGAAGCTATGCTTGAAATGGCAGAGGATCAACTTGATCAGCTGCAGGAGGAAGGACAGACCATTACCGTTACAAGTTCTTTCTCAGGTACAATTACTGATATTTCCGAAGAATTGAATGCCCCTCTTCTCACCTTGAAATCTACGAATCTTCAAATTGAAGGAAAGTTCAATGAAGATGAAAGGAAATTGGTAGAAGAAGATATGGCCGCGCGTATTGAAGTGGAAGATTTGAACCTTGAATTAGAAGGTACACTATCTTCGATCCATAGCTTTCCAGAAGAAGTCGAAGTCCACCGCTCCAGCTACTATCCGTTTGAAGTAAGCATAGATGAATCGGAGGAACAGCTTTTGCCAGGATATCATGCTGATGTAGATATTGTTACGGCTGAAGCGCTCGGAGCAGTCACCGTCATGGAAGATCTATTACTAACTGAAAAGAATTTGTATGCCTGGGTGATGAATAGTGAAGGACGATTAGAAAGACGGGCTGTTACTACAGGAATTAACGAGGAAGGCCTAATCGAGGTAACGGAAGGGCTCCAGGAAGGAGAATGGCTGGCCTATCAGCCAAAAGATGAATTTCGCCGACAGGCTCCATTCATTACTCCGATTAAACTGCGTGATCTGGACTTTCAGGACATAATCGATGTCGACGAAGACACACTCACAACCTATGGTCTTCTAGGCCTTCTTGCTAGATAG
- a CDS encoding MarR family winged helix-turn-helix transcriptional regulator, translated as MSDQQYNDSLGYNIHMVSHFIQNLYNEELSQYDLTHSQAKVIYLLAKYGDQTQSDLQKKLHIKASSMNGIVDSLLKHERIQKVSCSKDKRSKWITLTEKGLELHGNILRIIEEIESKASQGLSEEEQIIMVSWLKKMQANLKPSGRD; from the coding sequence ATGAGTGATCAACAATATAATGATTCCTTGGGATACAACATCCATATGGTCTCACATTTTATACAGAACTTATATAATGAAGAACTCAGTCAATATGACCTGACTCATTCACAGGCAAAAGTGATCTATCTCCTTGCTAAATATGGAGATCAGACACAATCTGACTTACAGAAGAAACTCCATATTAAAGCATCTTCGATGAATGGAATTGTCGACTCTCTTCTCAAACACGAGCGCATCCAAAAAGTTTCCTGTTCAAAAGACAAACGCTCAAAATGGATTACTCTTACAGAGAAGGGTCTTGAACTTCATGGAAACATTTTACGAATTATTGAGGAAATCGAATCAAAAGCTTCTCAAGGACTTAGTGAGGAAGAACAAATAATTATGGTTTCTTGGTTGAAAAAAATGCAGGCCAATTTGAAACCATCCGGAAGGGATTAA
- the abc-f gene encoding ribosomal protection-like ABC-F family protein has protein sequence MMITMKDVYKIVAGRVLFESLQFELREGQRVGLVGRNGSGKSTLFRLITKEEQLDGGDLFIQKGLSIGYLRQIPEQWEGTGRAYLEKAFEELFKMTKRMKELEEEMTDPDKMEKALTTYGDLQDQFTQAGGYEMESSIDMVANGLNIGHLLHQPFSHLSGGEKTKLGLAKLLLENPDVLLLDEPTNHLDLQAIEWLEEYLKQYNGAICIISHDRYFLDRIVTTIMDLESGEIDVYKGNYSSFEKQKEEKLLAEFHQYQEQQKKVKKMKEAIRRLRQWANEANPPNPKLFKKAKSMEKALERMEKLDRPVIDPKTMNLSLNAEGRTGKDIVVAEGIQKMYDSRHILKQVDLHVRYKDRLAIVGTNGSGKSTLLRLLLDEEKPDSGTIKLGPSIQIGYLPQNPLHEVDRDQRMIDYFRSMITVTEGTARHILAGFMFYGYDVFQKIRNLSGGEQMRLKLAVFMHQGINVLILDEPTNHLDIESQEVLEEALHKFEGTVIGVSHDRYFLNQCFTDTAYLVDGKLHRYIGAYDETRERWMELLEAQKVTQQAAETKKQGKSVKQEILKASPDQTPTIEEEIEHLEESLSAIEKQMLQEENAERLMEWQTEKEALTDKIEQLYERWMG, from the coding sequence ATGATGATCACAATGAAAGATGTATATAAAATCGTAGCAGGCCGTGTCCTTTTTGAATCCTTGCAATTTGAATTGCGGGAAGGACAGAGGGTCGGACTAGTCGGCAGGAACGGGAGCGGAAAATCCACCCTTTTCCGGCTTATTACAAAAGAAGAACAACTGGATGGGGGAGACCTGTTCATTCAAAAAGGTTTGAGTATAGGATATCTAAGGCAAATCCCTGAGCAATGGGAAGGAACAGGGAGAGCTTATTTGGAAAAGGCTTTTGAAGAACTTTTTAAGATGACGAAGCGTATGAAAGAACTTGAAGAGGAAATGACAGACCCAGATAAAATGGAGAAAGCTTTAACAACTTACGGTGACTTGCAGGATCAATTCACCCAGGCAGGCGGATATGAAATGGAGTCATCTATTGATATGGTGGCGAACGGACTAAATATCGGCCACCTCCTGCACCAACCATTTTCCCATTTGAGTGGAGGAGAAAAAACGAAGCTGGGTCTGGCTAAACTTTTGCTGGAAAACCCGGATGTACTATTGTTAGATGAGCCGACCAACCATTTGGATCTGCAGGCGATCGAATGGCTGGAAGAATACTTGAAGCAGTACAACGGAGCGATTTGTATCATTTCTCACGATCGTTACTTTCTCGATCGTATCGTAACTACAATCATGGACCTGGAATCAGGGGAAATTGATGTCTATAAAGGAAATTATTCATCGTTTGAAAAGCAAAAAGAAGAAAAGCTGCTTGCAGAGTTCCATCAATATCAAGAGCAGCAAAAAAAGGTCAAAAAAATGAAAGAAGCCATCCGGAGACTGCGGCAATGGGCGAATGAGGCCAATCCTCCGAATCCGAAGCTTTTTAAGAAAGCAAAAAGTATGGAGAAGGCACTTGAGCGGATGGAAAAACTAGATCGGCCGGTGATTGATCCAAAAACGATGAACTTATCCTTGAATGCTGAAGGAAGAACGGGCAAAGATATTGTGGTCGCCGAAGGAATACAAAAAATGTACGACAGCCGTCATATCTTAAAACAGGTCGATCTGCATGTCCGCTATAAAGACCGGTTGGCCATTGTAGGTACCAATGGAAGTGGAAAATCAACGCTTCTCCGTCTTCTGCTCGATGAGGAAAAGCCAGATTCGGGCACGATCAAGCTTGGACCTTCCATCCAAATTGGTTATTTGCCACAAAATCCCCTTCATGAGGTAGACCGCGATCAGAGGATGATCGACTATTTCCGATCTATGATTACGGTCACGGAAGGAACTGCCCGTCATATTTTGGCTGGGTTCATGTTTTACGGCTACGATGTGTTCCAAAAGATCCGAAATTTGAGTGGCGGAGAACAAATGAGGTTGAAACTGGCTGTGTTTATGCATCAGGGCATTAACGTTCTCATATTGGATGAACCAACGAACCATCTCGATATTGAGTCTCAAGAAGTGCTCGAGGAAGCCCTCCATAAGTTTGAAGGCACAGTCATCGGAGTGTCTCACGATCGCTATTTTTTAAATCAGTGTTTTACTGACACCGCCTACTTGGTTGATGGAAAACTCCATCGTTATATAGGAGCGTATGATGAAACGAGAGAGCGCTGGATGGAATTACTTGAAGCTCAAAAAGTGACACAGCAAGCAGCGGAAACCAAAAAACAGGGGAAGAGCGTAAAACAGGAGATTTTGAAGGCAAGTCCCGATCAGACCCCTACCATTGAAGAAGAGATCGAACATTTGGAAGAATCCTTATCTGCAATTGAAAAGCAAATGCTACAGGAAGAAAATGCAGAACGATTAATGGAATGGCAGACGGAAAAAGAAGCGCTGACAGATAAGATTGAGCAGCTGTATGAACGTTGGATGGGATAA
- a CDS encoding LLM class flavin-dependent oxidoreductase, which produces MKLSVLDQSPILSGMNPHEAFQQTKELAKLTDRLGYHRFWVSEHHSTESLAGSSPEILAAHLAAHTENIRIGTGGVLLPHYSSYKVAESFRVLETLHPSRIDLGVGRAPGGMPNVNLALNGGSVPNVEGYPGQIEELMAYLHGQDPHGMDIYATPRGETSPPIWMLGSSGTSARLAADLGVSYSFAHFINGRGGTRAVERYFNYFTPSMQQSEPNANVSIFVVCADSDGHAEYLASSLDLALLKIEQGGKNNYFPTPEEALQYPYSHFEEQRIQENRNRMIVGSVEKVKEEIQELAQIYHVDEIIVNTIVTPFEDRLRSYELLAEAFELRQTETTNLKNSGNY; this is translated from the coding sequence ATGAAATTAAGTGTACTGGACCAGTCCCCCATCTTATCCGGGATGAATCCTCACGAAGCCTTTCAGCAAACGAAGGAACTTGCGAAGCTGACAGATCGATTAGGCTATCACAGATTCTGGGTCTCCGAACACCATAGTACAGAGTCGTTAGCTGGCTCATCTCCTGAAATACTGGCTGCTCATTTGGCCGCCCACACCGAAAATATCCGCATTGGAACCGGAGGAGTCCTCCTTCCTCACTATAGTTCTTATAAGGTAGCCGAGTCGTTTAGGGTACTTGAAACTCTGCACCCGAGCCGGATTGATTTAGGCGTAGGGCGAGCACCTGGAGGCATGCCAAATGTAAACCTTGCCCTCAACGGGGGTAGCGTACCAAATGTCGAGGGCTACCCGGGTCAAATCGAGGAATTGATGGCCTATTTACATGGTCAAGATCCACATGGAATGGATATCTATGCGACACCTAGAGGAGAAACATCCCCGCCAATCTGGATGCTCGGTTCAAGCGGGACAAGTGCACGACTTGCAGCTGACTTAGGGGTTTCCTACTCTTTTGCCCATTTTATTAATGGACGTGGAGGCACAAGAGCGGTTGAGCGTTATTTCAACTATTTTACTCCTTCTATGCAGCAAAGTGAGCCAAACGCGAACGTGTCCATTTTCGTCGTTTGCGCGGATTCAGATGGGCATGCGGAGTATCTAGCTTCTAGTCTGGACCTTGCTCTTTTGAAAATTGAACAAGGCGGGAAAAATAATTATTTTCCTACACCTGAAGAAGCGCTTCAGTACCCTTACTCTCATTTTGAGGAACAGCGTATCCAAGAAAACCGCAACCGTATGATTGTAGGTTCTGTAGAGAAAGTAAAGGAAGAAATACAAGAATTGGCTCAGATTTATCACGTTGATGAGATTATTGTCAATACAATTGTAACGCCTTTTGAAGATCGCCTAAGATCCTATGAACTCTTAGCTGAGGCCTTCGAATTACGTCAGACAGAGACTACCAATCTCAAAAACTCTGGCAACTACTGA
- a CDS encoding YegS/Rv2252/BmrU family lipid kinase, translated as MARYEKGLFIYNGNSDSNELKQGLSQTLHVLTPYFKELKVIQTQSVEELDAVCKGQAAEVDVLFILGGDGTLHECINSLAELEKRPILGVLPGGTCNDFSRVLGIPQNLKQAAEAIMEGEEVSVDAGKTETEYFINFWGIGLVTQTSFNIDEEQKSRLGVLSYFISALKTMGQARPFEFTIDIDGERLEGEAVMILVMNGRFIGTRQVPVPTIDLHDGNMDVLIIKNSNLTLFKELMTMKRPWADEDRFQELHHRQGKEIWIEVDSSQEIDMDGEIKGETPASIKVLNDHFTFLSGGSTGFQLFSNGES; from the coding sequence ATGGCTCGGTACGAAAAGGGACTTTTTATATATAACGGGAATTCGGATAGCAATGAACTGAAGCAGGGACTCTCACAAACTTTACATGTACTTACACCATATTTCAAAGAGTTGAAAGTCATCCAAACCCAATCCGTTGAGGAATTGGACGCTGTGTGCAAAGGGCAAGCAGCCGAAGTCGATGTGCTTTTCATTTTAGGTGGAGACGGGACCTTGCATGAATGTATTAATAGCTTAGCGGAACTTGAGAAAAGGCCAATCCTGGGTGTTCTTCCTGGCGGTACTTGCAACGATTTCAGCCGTGTACTAGGTATACCTCAAAATCTTAAACAGGCAGCTGAAGCCATCATGGAAGGGGAGGAAGTTTCCGTAGATGCAGGGAAGACAGAAACAGAATACTTCATCAACTTTTGGGGAATCGGACTGGTTACACAGACTTCGTTTAATATTGACGAAGAGCAAAAAAGTCGTTTAGGAGTATTGAGTTATTTTATCAGCGCGTTGAAAACGATGGGCCAGGCGAGACCTTTTGAATTTACGATTGATATTGATGGGGAGCGTCTGGAGGGGGAGGCCGTCATGATCCTTGTCATGAATGGGCGGTTTATTGGAACGAGGCAGGTACCTGTCCCTACAATTGATCTGCATGATGGAAATATGGACGTGCTCATCATTAAGAATTCAAACCTTACCTTATTTAAAGAATTAATGACAATGAAACGTCCATGGGCGGATGAAGACAGATTTCAAGAACTACATCACAGGCAAGGGAAGGAAATCTGGATTGAAGTGGATTCTTCCCAGGAAATCGATATGGATGGCGAAATTAAAGGAGAAACACCGGCTTCTATTAAAGTATTGAATGATCACTTCACTTTTTTAAGCGGAGGCTCTACAGGTTTTCAGCTTTTCTCCAATGGTGAATCTTAA
- a CDS encoding MarR family winged helix-turn-helix transcriptional regulator — protein MSEQDMYRKKKEDPSLKLFVVLSKAQRAISDLVKDDIQRYGLNPTEFGVLELLYHQGDQPLQKIGEKILLASGSITYVVDKLEKKEYLERIPCPEDRRITYAAITEKGRDLLHGIFPDHWKQIEAITSGLTDEEKVEAIELLKKLGTYADQQKEGS, from the coding sequence ATGAGCGAACAAGACATGTACCGTAAGAAAAAAGAAGACCCTTCGTTGAAGCTGTTTGTGGTTTTATCAAAGGCGCAGAGGGCAATATCTGATCTTGTTAAGGATGATATCCAGCGATACGGATTGAATCCTACCGAATTCGGAGTGCTTGAATTACTTTATCACCAGGGTGATCAACCTCTTCAAAAGATTGGAGAGAAAATTTTGCTCGCAAGTGGAAGCATTACGTATGTAGTGGATAAACTTGAGAAAAAAGAGTATCTGGAAAGAATCCCTTGTCCAGAAGATCGAAGAATTACTTATGCTGCCATCACCGAAAAAGGCCGCGACCTGTTGCATGGCATTTTCCCTGATCATTGGAAGCAGATCGAAGCGATTACTTCAGGCTTAACAGATGAGGAGAAAGTTGAAGCGATCGAGTTATTGAAGAAACTCGGGACGTACGCCGATCAACAAAAAGAGGGTAGCTAA